Within the Sebastes umbrosus isolate fSebUmb1 chromosome 5, fSebUmb1.pri, whole genome shotgun sequence genome, the region ccggtgccataatacaaaaaaaaattacatcttacacttaacatttaatatgtacatacatatatacacatatgcatcgcttcccactcccacacagagacaggtccagCCTACTCACCCCtagaggtaaagttacagaaaaaataacatacaaatattttttaaataatttaattagttcattagaattaaaagtattacgtactacagtagtatagtTCATGGTGGTAAGATAGcaaccttaaataaataaatacatttattaattaaataaatgtagagaaaaaatgaaaacggcacatagaaaataattattaagtAAATACCCTAGGAAGGTTAAGAAGATTCTATATAAGTGATCCATGAATCTTATATCCTATAGAAAAGCTGTGGGCTACCTCTTATAGCATAGATTATTTTTTCCAAGTAAAAGTAGCGATGCCACAGGGTAGAAATACtcaaactactactactatattaATACTAAAATTTTACTTAAGTTgactaaaagtacaaaagtatcacaaaagtgaaagtactccttatgcagaatggtccatttcagaaaaatatatattatttaattataattattgatgcattattatgtacattactttaatgttgcagctgataaAGGTTGGACTTattttttactatatatatactgctgggtagcatTTTTGAGAACATTTGGCATTTTCCCTGGAAAAAGGACTCTAACGGTTAATCAGTCATCAAAAAATGCTTATTTATTGTCTGTGAATTAAGTAATAGTTTCAGCTCTGATTTGTCTCATCTAACAGGTCTGGATCTGCCATGGAGCCCATAATGAATCAGATTTGGCCGAGAGTCTTCCAGCGGCTCCACAGAACCTCAGTACTTCTCCGGAGGAACCATTCAGGATGTGCTGAGCACGCCGCTGTTCCTGCCTCCACCAGCTCCAGACATGTCAGGCCCACACTCCTGGTGTCCCGCCTCTACCAGCCCTCAAACCTGCGTGATGTGGGGCAGGACAGCCGGCTGCAAGGAGAGATGACCTGTAAGAGTCAAAGGCTCATGCAGCAGGCCGGCCTCATCCATCCGTCCAACCCCGGCTGTTACTACTACCTTCCTGCCACCGTCCGCTCCATGGAGAAGCTGGTGAGACTAGTTTTTCATTCTACTTGTCAAGTAAGCATGGTGAATCTGCTTGTGTCATGTCCACAAACTAATGTTTTGACCcagctatataaatgcaaatagAAAAGTAGACTGATTCAAAGACTGATGAATCATCAAGTGTATATTGTTGTTGATGTATAATTTTTAGAATTCACCTTTTTGCATGGTTCATTTATTTAACTGTTTATGTCATGATTTTGctgtcttcctctcttcattaatacttaatgtttttttagattgctgttaatttctttattttgaaaaatagcAACAagcacaaaagacaaaaaaaaagtcatatgcaCATATGGTAATTTGGTTTGTGGTTTATAGGTcacacaatatacagtataacaatatatacaatacagtatataaataatattttccttttcagattgatttattcaaatattttaagaGGCCTGAAGAGATGGAATTGTTTAGCAATtcataacaaaaaaggaaaagattACAGCGAAGTCTATTTGGGGGCAAGATTggagtataaatatataaaagttgtaatttttttaatttattttaacaggTGAGAGTAATTGACCAAGAGATGCAGGGTATCGGTGGGCAGAAGCTGGACATGCCCAGTTTGTGCTCAGCTGATCTTTGGAAAACCAGTGAGCGTTGGGACTTGATGGGAAAGGAGCTGTTCCGTCTGAAAGACCGCCACGGAGCCAACTACTGCCTGGGCCCCACACATGAGGAGGCAGTGACGACGCTGGTCGCTCACCAGACGACTCTCTCCTACAGACAGCTTCCTCTGCTTCTTTATCAGGTAGCCTTTAATCTTGTCACCACCAGTGTATTTGTTAAAATAAGCCGCACtcttaattcatttttttaaaacagatcACCCGCAAATTCAGAGATGAACCAAAGCCGAAGTTTGGTCTTCTTCGCGGGAGGGAGTTCTACATGAAAGACATGTACTCATTTGATGTGAGTGAAGAAGCAGCTTACGAGACATATGAATCTGTGTGCCAGGCGTACACCAGGCTCTTCGCCCGGCTGGGTCTGCGTTGCGTTCAGGTGCAGGCGGACACGGGCAACATCGGCGGTAAACTCTCCCACGAGTTCCAGCTGCCAGCAGACATCGGTGAGGACCGGCTTCTGGTCTGTGGGAGCTGCTCCTTCTCTGCTAATGTAGAGACCATGTCATCAGACACAACTGACTGCCCACAGTGCAAAACTGGCACACTGGTAGAGTCAAAGGGTATAGAGGTCGGCCACACCTTTTATCTTGGTAAAAAGTACTCTCGTATATTCAATGCCACCTTTAGCAATGCCCAGAACAAGCCTAGTATTGCAGAGATGGGCTGCTACGGTCTTGGGGTAACTCGTATCCTCGCTGCAGCCATAGAGGTGTTGTCATTAGAAGAGGGGATCCGCTGGCCAGGCCTTATCGCCCCTTACCAGGTGTGCGTTTTACCCCCGAAGAAGGGCAGCAAGATTGATGAGGCGGCAGTCTTAGCTGAGGAACTGGTTCACACTTTGGGAGAGACATTGCCTCGTCTGAGAGGTGAAGTTGTGCTCGATGACCGTACACAGATGACCATTGGAAAGAGGCTGAAGGATGCCAGCAGACTGGGCTACCCGTATGTTATCGTAGTAGGACAGGGAGCTCTGGAGGAAACACCCAGGTTTGAAGTGATCTGTCAGCAGACTGGTGAGACGATGTTTCTCAGTAAAGATGGACTGTTCGATCTTCTGGGAAGAGTGGAAACTGTATGAATAACAACTCTGaatatggaaataaatgttttattttatctttgtatGTATGATGCCTTCGATGAGGTGGTGGGGGAAGAAGAGAAAAgccttgtatgttttttttaagttttgtctAAGAGgacaataaagataataatataaGTTATAAAACCTATAATTTACATGCTGATTGACATAAAATTACTGTCACAACAAAAGCTTGATAATGGATCTTTAGGATGTTACGTTGCATTTGGTTACTACCATGATGTAATACACAAGAATGGTTCAAATTCATTAATTGCAGCCTTTCATGTTCCCATGTAAATAAAAACACGAGATGTGAACAGAAATAATGAACATTTGCTGTCGTGTTTTAATGATGCATCTGTAACATACAATTGACCTCTCGGTACAACAGAATGCTGGCATTtggtaaatactgtaaatacaacCAAGTCAGgggaaagtaaaaaataaaatgcacattTCCAGTGGTGAAAGAAATACTCAGTTCTTTACTTTAGCAAGAGTAGCATTTACCACAAGTGAAAATACAGAAGTAGTAggtcaaaaaaatgtaatagtgtttttatatttaattgatttattctGATGAAAGCAACATTTTATTGTAGCTggtaaaagtcatttttttatagtttttactAATTTATATAAAATTGAGTCCTGATTTGTGCATAAAATATGAATCTGTAGCTGTCAAatcaaagtaaaaagtacaacgtgtacttttttaaatatagtaaAGATGTGAAGTAGCATACcattaaattatacaaaaaatacaattgCCTTGAAATATACTTACTGACTTTCTACCACTTCCTCATCATACCCAAATATGAAACATTACATGTAAagacctgcattcaaaatgttaaaggTGAAAAAGTACAATCATTAAAGTTAAAATAGCTCATAATTCAGATTTGCCTCATttgagagacattttttttaattaaaaatgttactaCATAAAAGCAGAAATTCATTGTTACTGGTCAAAGTTAATTTTAACTAACGTTACTTTATATTCTATTGGGTGGTATAAtctgaggaggatgatggctaaactgtcatccatgatggagaatgactcccaccccatgcaggataccatctcagcactggagagctccttcagcaacaggctgctccacccaaagtgtgtgaaggagcgctatcgcaggtcctcccttcctgcagctgtcagactccacaaccagcactgctcccagtagaccacttacacttacacaccaaaaactgacaataactgcactatactgtataatgactgtgcaatatcattatcattattacaacTCAGGTGTAACTCATACTGTGCAGTATTTTCAGgtgtaatttcattcattcattcattcatttcattctcactgtgcaatatcattttccacttgtgcaattttgttaatagtctgtttattgtcaatactgtatatactgctcctatttttatacttccttctattcaaatggttcatattttgtttcactttgtttagctctttttttactgtgttagctgatgcatcttgttttctgcaTTATACcatttgctgctgtacactgcacatttccccactgcaggactaatacagaaatatcttatctcttatcttattttataatCTATAAGAATTCCTCATAGACTATTTCATAAAATAATCTGGTGTTTTGTAAGAAAATTGTTacctgcaaagtaactagtaaacTGTTATgttaattatgtaaaaaaaaaaaaaaatgtccctatAATTTCCCCTGCAAAGACCAATTACCTCTATATTGCACTTATGTATATCATAATTTTCCATCTCTGGTGGTTTGATAATAAAATCTTATATTCATAATTTGTTTGTCATGCGGAGGCGGAACTAATGTGTCGGTATGTATTTTGTTTCCGCACGGATCTTTATTCACGTGGCACCGCCCATGCACATGTGTAATCAAGCAGCTGGGTAACTTCTAGAAGAGGTGACGTTATTACAGCCAGCAGTAATCTACTGTCACAGCTTCTTTAAACCTTATAAacaacatttacatatttagaTCCAGCATGGCTCAACAACAGGACAGCGATGACGACATGGACGGGTTTTACGACAAATTCAAGACCATGAAATATAAAAACGGCTTCAGTGAAGACAACTGGGAGGAGGTAACAATAACACACAGGAGCTCTCTTGTTATCAACACTAGAAAAGACATTTACACATTACATTTTCTGTCCATCTGCAGTGATCTCACTGTGATCTCTGTGTGATCTCTCTGTGAGCTCTCTGTTGTCTTTGTCCCATTCAGGAGTTTGATGCAATCCCTATGTTCATGAAAAAAGCCCCTGAAGAGATTGACCCAAAGAAACACCCAGAACTAGCCTGTCTGCAGGCCATTATCCATGACGAAGATAGACCTCCAGAAGGTAAGTGGAGAGCACAACaaagcttttaaaaacacacctgcttgatataataataataataataataataataataataataataataataatctttatttgtatagcacctttctaaacatagtttcaaagtgcttgcacagatacaatgaaatacagacaaaataaaagaacaaaacataaagaccaaataatgagaaaactaaaatCCGTAGCCAgtggtatcaaaacaataagttactaCACATAAGCCAAAAGAGAACAATATAAGGTGTGGGAAACGgtgcaccaagctgttgcctgaagtggtggacacactgcccgcatcaGGCTCGCGTggcatgttgttttttatttcggcgtccatgttaacaggttagagtggacacactgcctgcgtgagacgcgcgtctattttatagaatagaagggtCACCTATTTTACACGTGAGCCgctcgcgtctcagctgcgtgtcccagcagcaacagacagtgaaggtgatctattgacagtatattaacttcataccagcaagactttactacagtttcgaggtttatctgtagaatatgttacggagatgaaaaaaaagtaaagttaagtaaacttgtttttaaatcaacacttcctgctttcatttcaaagtaaaagccctcaggcgttttttctatagacagaatcccttcatttgttaacacaaggcttttattctgaaatatgagcagtcagtgctgtggaacacgcagtcactttgagagctcaaaaaattgataaagtttggggtttaaatcaacacttcctgctttcatttcgaaataaaagccctaaagcgggttttctttgcacagaattccttcatttgttaacacgaggcttttattctgaaatgtgtgccggacagtgatgtggaacaagcagtgacttggaaagcatcataaatgaatacagtacggagtttt harbors:
- the pars2 gene encoding probable proline--tRNA ligase, mitochondrial; the encoded protein is MEPIMNQIWPRVFQRLHRTSVLLRRNHSGCAEHAAVPASTSSRHVRPTLLVSRLYQPSNLRDVGQDSRLQGEMTCKSQRLMQQAGLIHPSNPGCYYYLPATVRSMEKLVRVIDQEMQGIGGQKLDMPSLCSADLWKTSERWDLMGKELFRLKDRHGANYCLGPTHEEAVTTLVAHQTTLSYRQLPLLLYQITRKFRDEPKPKFGLLRGREFYMKDMYSFDVSEEAAYETYESVCQAYTRLFARLGLRCVQVQADTGNIGGKLSHEFQLPADIGEDRLLVCGSCSFSANVETMSSDTTDCPQCKTGTLVESKGIEVGHTFYLGKKYSRIFNATFSNAQNKPSIAEMGCYGLGVTRILAAAIEVLSLEEGIRWPGLIAPYQVCVLPPKKGSKIDEAAVLAEELVHTLGETLPRLRGEVVLDDRTQMTIGKRLKDASRLGYPYVIVVGQGALEETPRFEVICQQTGETMFLSKDGLFDLLGRVETV